One Lottiidibacillus patelloidae DNA window includes the following coding sequences:
- a CDS encoding AEC family transporter — protein sequence MISFFSIFNEFFVLFLIAFIGFSAKWFGIFNKKIDFAFTQIILFITLPLLIIHSLDYKISLYIFKDFLWLILLSVFILSIAVIIAHFLVKPIKLSSSRSGVFQALMIFGNQGFIGFALCFLLFKEQGIAYATIFNLFFLILIWTYGVYLVARDKVKLPLWKLLFNPGLIATLIGLILITTPLTLPYTISKSFQLIGLCTIPLSMLFIGSLLGNIKKSDLYCYLRYYPLWLLAFMKLLLLPLLLFPFLLLHISYEVIMVAIILTATPSAPTIALYAKSFKADYRLATVGVFITTLLACLTIPFLFWLASYLFCIF from the coding sequence ATGATAAGTTTTTTTTCAATCTTTAACGAATTTTTTGTTTTATTTCTCATTGCTTTTATAGGATTCAGTGCAAAGTGGTTTGGAATATTTAATAAAAAAATTGATTTTGCTTTTACGCAAATCATATTATTTATTACATTACCTCTGTTAATCATACATTCACTCGACTATAAAATTAGCTTGTATATCTTCAAAGATTTTTTATGGTTAATCTTATTGTCAGTTTTCATATTATCTATAGCAGTAATAATTGCACATTTTTTAGTCAAACCTATAAAACTGTCTAGTTCTAGAAGTGGTGTTTTTCAAGCGTTGATGATATTTGGAAACCAAGGGTTTATTGGATTCGCACTTTGTTTTCTTTTATTTAAAGAACAGGGCATTGCCTACGCCACTATATTTAATTTATTCTTTTTAATATTGATTTGGACATATGGCGTCTATTTAGTTGCCCGAGATAAAGTTAAACTTCCATTATGGAAGCTCCTGTTTAATCCAGGCTTAATCGCTACCTTAATCGGCCTTATTCTTATTACGACTCCATTAACACTTCCATACACGATATCTAAATCATTTCAACTGATTGGATTGTGTACTATTCCACTATCAATGCTGTTCATTGGAAGTTTGCTTGGAAATATTAAAAAGTCAGACTTATATTGCTATTTAAGATATTATCCGCTTTGGTTGCTTGCTTTTATGAAATTATTACTATTACCATTACTCTTATTCCCATTTTTATTACTACACATCTCATATGAAGTTATAATGGTCGCAATTATATTAACAGCAACACCATCAGCACCAACAATTGCATTGTATGCAAAATCATTTAAAGCGGATTATCGTTTAGCAACGGTAGGCGTATTTATTACAACACTTCTTGCTTGCTTAACAATTCCATTCCTGTTTTGGCTAGCATCATATTTGTTTTGTATATTCTAA
- a CDS encoding glycine--tRNA ligase has translation MTKSMEEIVSHAKHRGFVFPGSEIYGGLANTWDYGPLGTELKNNVKKAWWRKFVQESPYNVGLDAAILMNPKTWEASGHLGNFNDPMIDCKSCKARHRADKLIEDALDEKGIEMIVDGLPFEKMEELIKEHDIACTECGSKDFTGVRQFNLMFKTHQGVTESSTNEIYLRPETAQGIFVNFKNVQRTMRKKVPFGIAQVGKSFRNEITPGNFTFRTREFEQMELEFFCKPGEELKWYEYWKDFAKDWLLNLGMKEDNLRLREHDADELSHYSNATIDFEYKFPFGWGELWGIASRTDFDLKRHMEHSGDDFEYFDQQANERYVPYCIEPSLGADRVTLAYLIDAFEVEELEDGSSRTVMRFHPALAPYKAAIFPLSKKLSEEAGDVFAELAKHFMVDYDDAGSIGKRYRRHDEIGTPYCITYDFDSKEDGMVTVRDRDTMEQKRMAISNLKSFLEEKTSF, from the coding sequence ATGACAAAATCGATGGAAGAAATTGTTTCGCATGCTAAACATAGAGGGTTTGTTTTTCCTGGCTCTGAAATATACGGTGGACTTGCAAATACTTGGGATTATGGTCCATTAGGAACTGAACTTAAAAATAATGTTAAGAAAGCATGGTGGAGAAAGTTTGTTCAAGAGTCTCCATACAATGTTGGTTTAGATGCAGCTATCTTAATGAATCCTAAAACTTGGGAAGCTTCAGGTCACTTAGGGAACTTCAATGATCCTATGATTGATTGTAAATCTTGTAAAGCTCGACACCGTGCTGACAAGCTTATCGAAGATGCTTTAGATGAAAAAGGAATTGAAATGATTGTTGATGGACTTCCATTTGAAAAGATGGAAGAGTTAATAAAAGAGCATGATATTGCATGTACTGAATGTGGTAGTAAAGATTTTACAGGAGTTCGTCAATTTAACTTAATGTTTAAAACGCATCAAGGGGTTACTGAATCAAGTACGAATGAAATATACCTTCGTCCGGAAACAGCACAAGGAATATTCGTTAACTTTAAAAATGTTCAACGCACAATGCGTAAAAAGGTTCCATTTGGTATTGCTCAGGTAGGTAAAAGCTTCCGTAACGAGATAACTCCAGGAAATTTCACATTCCGTACTCGTGAATTCGAGCAAATGGAACTTGAATTTTTCTGTAAACCTGGTGAAGAGTTGAAGTGGTATGAATATTGGAAAGATTTTGCGAAAGATTGGCTACTTAATCTTGGAATGAAAGAAGATAACTTAAGACTTCGCGAACATGATGCTGATGAGCTTTCTCATTACAGTAATGCGACTATTGATTTTGAATATAAATTCCCGTTTGGTTGGGGAGAACTTTGGGGTATTGCTTCCAGAACTGACTTCGATTTAAAACGCCATATGGAGCATTCTGGAGATGACTTTGAATACTTTGATCAACAAGCTAATGAACGTTATGTACCTTATTGTATCGAACCATCATTAGGAGCTGACAGAGTAACACTTGCTTACTTAATTGATGCATTCGAAGTAGAAGAGTTAGAAGATGGTTCTAGTAGAACTGTGATGCGTTTCCACCCAGCGTTAGCACCTTATAAAGCAGCGATATTCCCGCTATCTAAAAAACTCTCAGAAGAGGCTGGAGATGTCTTTGCAGAGTTAGCTAAACATTTTATGGTTGATTATGATGATGCTGGTTCAATCGGTAAACGTTACCGCCGTCATGACGAAATTGGAACACCTTATTGTATTACGTATGACTTTGACTCTAAAGAAGATGGTATGGTTACAGTTCGTGACCGTGACACGATGGAACAAAAAAGGATGGCAATTTCAAATTTAAAGAGCTTCTTAGAAGAGAAAACTTCATTTTAA
- a CDS encoding MFS transporter produces MNPKRKEIWSWTMYDWANSAFVTTIMAAVLPIYYANVAGSGLDKGVATQYWGYTQSIAALLIVFLAPILGAIADYSSSKMKFLRFFAYMGMIASVLLAFVGEGDYLFASLIVIIGTIGFSGGNSFYDAFLPDIANNNEIDRISARGYAFGYIGGGILLAINLAMIMKYEWFNIPNGTVATQISFVTVGIWWFVFSIPMFKNVKERKNVVEKMNGSYISIGFKRVATTFKDIKQYKQVLIFLIAFWLFNDGISTIIKMATIYGAEIGIGTNELIQALLITQFVGIPCAFFFGWLAQKIKPKRALYIALWMYVFIVILGYFMTSAIHFYILAICVGLVQGGAQAISRSIFGSMTPKNKRAEFFGFYGISAKFSAVFGPAALAYVGYLTGSNRLGILLLVVFFLAGIFILSKVDIEKGKEEAMNSN; encoded by the coding sequence ATGAATCCGAAACGGAAAGAAATATGGAGCTGGACAATGTACGATTGGGCGAATTCTGCTTTTGTTACTACAATTATGGCGGCTGTTCTCCCGATTTATTATGCAAACGTTGCTGGTTCAGGTTTAGATAAGGGTGTTGCAACACAATATTGGGGTTATACACAATCAATTGCCGCGCTTTTAATCGTTTTCTTAGCACCAATTTTAGGGGCAATAGCAGATTATTCTAGTTCTAAAATGAAATTTTTAAGATTCTTCGCCTACATGGGTATGATTGCAAGTGTGTTACTTGCATTCGTTGGAGAAGGTGACTATTTATTTGCCTCACTCATTGTCATTATTGGGACAATAGGATTCTCTGGTGGAAATTCATTCTATGACGCGTTTTTACCGGATATTGCAAATAACAATGAAATCGATCGTATTTCCGCAAGAGGTTATGCGTTTGGATATATCGGTGGTGGAATACTACTAGCTATTAACTTAGCAATGATTATGAAATATGAATGGTTTAATATACCAAATGGAACAGTTGCAACGCAAATTTCTTTCGTTACTGTTGGGATTTGGTGGTTTGTATTTTCTATTCCAATGTTTAAAAATGTTAAAGAACGTAAAAATGTAGTTGAGAAAATGAATGGAAGTTACATTTCTATAGGGTTTAAGCGAGTAGCTACAACATTTAAAGATATTAAACAATATAAACAAGTTTTAATCTTTTTAATTGCTTTTTGGCTCTTTAATGATGGTATTTCGACCATTATTAAAATGGCAACTATATATGGTGCTGAGATTGGTATTGGTACTAATGAGTTAATACAAGCGCTATTAATTACACAATTTGTAGGTATACCTTGTGCATTTTTCTTTGGTTGGCTAGCACAAAAAATTAAACCGAAAAGAGCATTATATATTGCTTTATGGATGTATGTTTTCATCGTTATTCTTGGCTATTTTATGACTTCTGCAATTCATTTTTATATTTTAGCGATTTGCGTAGGGTTAGTACAAGGTGGAGCACAAGCTATATCTCGCTCTATTTTTGGTAGTATGACTCCAAAAAACAAACGAGCGGAATTTTTCGGCTTTTACGGTATCTCAGCAAAGTTTTCTGCTGTCTTTGGTCCAGCAGCCTTAGCTTATGTAGGTTATTTAACAGGCTCAAACCGATTAGGTATTTTATTGTTAGTTGTCTTTTTCCTAGCAGGAATCTTTATATTAAGTAAAGTAGATATCGAAAAAGGTAAAGAAGAAGCTATGAATAGTAATTAA
- a CDS encoding zinc dependent phospholipase C family protein → MPNVWTHILYGEKMLKEANTTLETEEMQLFKLGTQGPDPFFYHNYLPWKSTPVAEVGLKLHYEHCGPVLLDLIKGAKILNDNKVKAYVLGFVTHHLLDRNTHPYIHYKAGYKGNDHQKLEIIIDTILMKEHRNIETWKTPVYKEIDVGKYLYLPIVNLLEEVIQKYFTDTAIKMPNNYVADSYKHMKQALKVLFDPYGLKTKLLKEKVSSFTYQKEFIEKDYLNKEKKVWYHPAIKDEESTESFYELFEKAEIEGKLLFPAILSFWEDDKNSYNDIEKLLANISYDTGKDASLDIKNKFSDCIL, encoded by the coding sequence ATGCCTAATGTATGGACCCATATTTTATATGGCGAAAAGATGTTGAAAGAAGCTAATACAACATTGGAAACAGAAGAAATGCAACTTTTCAAACTAGGAACTCAAGGACCAGATCCATTTTTTTATCACAACTATTTACCTTGGAAAAGTACACCTGTCGCTGAAGTTGGTTTGAAGCTGCATTATGAACATTGTGGACCCGTTCTATTAGATTTAATTAAAGGTGCAAAAATATTAAATGATAATAAAGTAAAAGCCTATGTTTTAGGCTTTGTCACTCATCATTTACTAGATAGAAACACGCATCCTTATATACATTATAAAGCTGGTTACAAAGGGAACGACCATCAAAAATTAGAAATTATTATTGATACAATTTTAATGAAAGAACATCGTAATATTGAAACTTGGAAGACGCCAGTTTATAAAGAGATTGATGTTGGAAAGTACTTATATTTACCTATTGTAAACTTATTAGAGGAAGTTATTCAAAAATATTTCACTGACACTGCAATTAAAATGCCTAACAATTATGTTGCAGATTCATATAAACATATGAAACAAGCTTTAAAAGTATTATTTGACCCATACGGTTTAAAAACGAAACTTTTAAAAGAAAAAGTTTCTTCTTTCACTTACCAAAAAGAATTTATTGAGAAAGATTACTTAAACAAAGAAAAGAAAGTTTGGTATCACCCAGCAATTAAAGACGAGGAAAGCACAGAATCTTTTTACGAGCTTTTTGAAAAAGCTGAAATAGAAGGGAAACTTTTATTTCCTGCAATTCTTTCTTTTTGGGAAGATGATAAAAATTCATATAATGATATTGAAAAGTTACTTGCAAACATATCCTATGATACTGGAAAAGATGCATCCTTAGATATTAAAAATAAATTCTCTGACTGTATCTTATAA
- a CDS encoding ECF transporter S component, which translates to MNNSVSERKSSKLTLADILVTAVIALVFAVVYVLWAQFYAFVTPFGFHINELVYGMWFIAATIAFLVIRKPGVAIIAELVAASGEFILGSPYGVPLLIYGLIQGIGAELVFAAFRYKRFSVIVVSLAAIGATIGSLVVDYFNGYIVDLALWNLLIMIGARTLGAIVIAGIFAYAIVKALELTGVTNLVRPVEQKDYEALED; encoded by the coding sequence ATGAATAATAGTGTATCAGAAAGAAAATCTAGTAAGTTAACATTAGCCGATATATTAGTAACCGCTGTCATTGCATTAGTGTTTGCAGTTGTTTACGTATTGTGGGCACAATTTTATGCATTCGTAACTCCATTTGGCTTTCATATTAACGAGCTTGTTTATGGTATGTGGTTTATTGCTGCAACTATTGCATTCTTAGTGATTCGTAAGCCGGGTGTAGCAATTATTGCAGAATTAGTAGCTGCTAGTGGAGAGTTTATCCTTGGAAGCCCTTATGGAGTTCCATTATTAATTTATGGTCTAATACAAGGGATTGGAGCAGAACTTGTTTTTGCAGCATTCCGCTATAAACGTTTTTCAGTAATTGTTGTTTCATTAGCTGCAATTGGTGCGACAATTGGGTCACTTGTTGTCGATTACTTCAATGGGTATATCGTAGATTTAGCGTTATGGAATTTATTAATTATGATTGGTGCACGTACACTAGGGGCAATTGTTATTGCTGGTATTTTTGCATATGCTATCGTTAAAGCATTAGAACTTACAGGTGTAACTAATCTAGTTCGCCCAGTAGAGCAAAAAGACTATGAGGCATTAGAAGATTAA
- a CDS encoding glycerol-3-phosphate acyltransferase, giving the protein MEIMIVIIFSYLLGSIMSGYLVSKIFAGKDIREMGSKNVGARNAGTLFGKKAFFITAIGDGLKGLVAIFIAKGLGLSIEVQAVVLLAVLVGHLFPIFLKFHGGKGIATFIGSFLIFDFISFLYFLAAFVLLALLSRSATIAVLGAFSLLPILYFATYETTAVPLLITVTVILLLWASRTNIIEKFAANSSRK; this is encoded by the coding sequence ATGGAAATTATGATCGTAATTATTTTTAGTTATTTATTAGGTTCAATTATGTCCGGCTATTTAGTATCAAAAATATTTGCAGGTAAAGACATTAGAGAGATGGGCAGTAAAAATGTTGGTGCACGTAATGCAGGTACTTTATTTGGTAAAAAAGCATTTTTTATTACAGCTATAGGAGATGGGTTAAAAGGCTTAGTTGCAATATTTATTGCAAAAGGACTAGGTTTATCTATAGAGGTACAAGCGGTTGTTCTCCTAGCTGTATTAGTTGGTCACTTATTTCCTATCTTTTTAAAATTTCATGGTGGAAAAGGAATTGCTACATTTATCGGGTCATTTTTAATTTTTGATTTCATTTCCTTTCTGTATTTCCTAGCTGCTTTCGTCTTATTAGCATTACTTTCGAGGAGTGCAACAATTGCTGTTTTGGGTGCATTTTCTCTGCTGCCAATTTTGTACTTCGCAACATACGAAACAACTGCTGTTCCTTTATTAATTACAGTAACGGTTATTCTTCTGTTATGGGCAAGTAGAACAAATATTATTGAGAAATTTGCTGCTAATAGCAGTAGAAAATAA